A region of the candidate division WOR-1 bacterium RIFOXYB2_FULL_36_35 genome:
GGGGGATCAAAAATAATAGGTACTATTTCAATTCTTGCAAATGATACAGAACAAACACTAGAATGATTTGGTTTCCCCGCAAACCTTAATACTACATAAAACTCCTTATGTGCGACAATTCCGTTTTCAACCAATTCAATTATCTCCGCTTCAGATAAAGATGATTTGTTTTCGCTCCAAAATTTTGGGGCATAAGAATTTCTGGGAATAAATCTAAACCCATAAAGAGCACTAAAAGCAGGATTAGTTGTAGCACGACTTGTTGCTCTTCTTTGACAATACCTTAATGCACTAATCCCTGACTCCTCAGGCAAACATACCGTTTTCATAACCTTTTATCGAACTTTGTCAAAAAAAATTTCGCTCATCAAAACTTCAACTTCCCCTCCGCAAACAACCTCACCGCTTCCGGATAAATCTTATGCTCCTGTTCTAAAATTCTGGAAGATAAACTCTCTTCTGTATCATTTTCCAAAACAGGAACTTCTGCCTGTAGAAGAATAGGCCCCGTGTCACAGCCTTCATCCACAAAATGGACTGTTGCGCCTGACACTTTTGCTTTATCTTCTAAGGCTTGCTTTTGTGCATGAAGGCCTGGATATTTAGGTAATAGTGATGGATGGATATTAATCATCTTTCTCTTATACTCAGTCAAAACAACCTTGCCAACGATCTTCATATATCCTGCCAAACAGACAAGCCCAACATTATATTTTTTCAAGGTCTCAACAATTTTTTCCTCGTAAAAATTTTTGTCAGGAAAATCCTTGGGGTTTATAAAAACAGCTGGAATATTATGCTTTTTAGCGCGCTCTAATCCATAAGCGTCAGATTTATTTGAAATAACAACAGAAATTTCAGCAGGGATATCTCTGCACTCTGACGCATCAATTAAGGCTTGAAGATTTGATCCGCGGCCTGAAATTAGAACTCCGATTTTTAGCATTTTAATTCCCTTCTTTTTTTAATTTTAGCATATTACACGAAATTTCGTCCTGTTTTTTTCGATAAAAAAACATGGTTCAACAGTCAGAAACAACTATAAGAAGCTGTAGAAAGTTGGTTCCCTGGCAATTATTGAACGCCAAAAATTTTCCTGCCGAACATGTTTCTAATCTGAGGCGAGGAGCAGCTATATTTGACAAAAATTACGATTTACTAAATAGCAAAGGACTTGATATAAGAGACCATCTTTTTAGGTT
Encoded here:
- a CDS encoding phosphoribosylglycinamide formyltransferase gives rise to the protein MKMLKIGVLISGRGSNLQALIDASECRDIPAEISVVISNKSDAYGLERAKKHNIPAVFINPKDFPDKNFYEEKIVETLKKYNVGLVCLAGYMKIVGKVVLTEYKRKMINIHPSLLPKYPGLHAQKQALEDKAKVSGATVHFVDEGCDTGPILLQAEVPVLENDTEESLSSRILEQEHKIYPEAVRLFAEGKLKF